The proteins below come from a single Miscanthus floridulus cultivar M001 chromosome 1, ASM1932011v1, whole genome shotgun sequence genomic window:
- the LOC136476118 gene encoding uncharacterized protein isoform X2: protein MKARVRRKGEPPPDYSGISDQFTVEIYHNGFFVGHGTNRSYIDERVSFIDHVQAQTLCPQTFHDLSFLLHYPRNPVLKVFWLLPRKDFPDGIRLIVSEEDTLVMASVVHKVKTLVLYFDHEAITSGSDWDDVVANPAASLPRVISPSKGQTRQINNEAADDEGPEDAHDSSSDDSDFDDSDYDLEDDDDLFVDNVDEHVTDEGVAKGRKIARGTKRAAGRTSTRTSVVVHDDDENEESTDDDRLELPQSDGECEPAFKFKSFKPEDMAHPVFKVGMMFDTVEMLRKAITEYSLRNRVDIKMPRNEQKRLQANCSEGCPWFLYASYDKRANGMMIKTYTGKHSCQKKWVLKSCTSTWLAEKYIETFRADQKMSLSNFSRTVQKEWNLTPSRTKLARARRLAMKKVLGDEEEQYNMLWDYAHELRKTNPYSTFYLNLDGNIFKSLYLSLGACKRGFLGGCRPLICLDGCHLKTKYGGIMLTAVGIDPNDCIFPIAFSVVEVECLDSWRWFLTTLKQDLGIENTYPWTLMTDKQKGLIKAVDEVFPESEHRFCVRHMYSNFQQHFKGENLKKQLWACARSSTVVQWTKNMDKLRVLDEKAYKWVEKMPPNTWSRSFFSTYSKCDILLNNSCEVFNKFILDAREMPVLSMIEQIKNQLMARHYSKEKEHGDMWQGPICPKIRKKVNKISEWANTCYAIPSGKGIFQVQDRDHSYIVDIGLKKCECRRWDLTGIPCSHAISCLRHERIPTESMVHDCYSSTRFLVAYGPKIMPCSDKTTWEKVSAPKVLPPKYEKKVGRPSKNRRKLPKEIETATGSKLSKHGVAMTCSYCGDKGHNKKGCQLRKAGLMPKKQPETNAEDEEIRQSDQGEAMPSNMHEEDMYDYARAQTVYHFVDGSQPPWSQITEGSVEVIETMISHLDQEVATSNIQPQPLPDSTFVMSNLPAARPVAPSTTSKKGRAVVGKRKEPTNPKEKPQVAKKPGKKTTPTEKNLCVA, encoded by the exons ATGAAGGCCAGAGTGCGGCGGAAAGGGGAGCCACCCCCTGATTACA GTGGAATTAGTGATCAGTTTACAGTTGAGATATATCACAATGGTTTCTTTGTTGGTCATGGTACGAATCGGTCATACATTGATGAGAGAGTGAGCTTTATCGATCATGTTCAAGCCCAAACTTTGTGTCCACAGACCTTTCATGACCTCAGTTTCTTGCTTCACTATCCAAGGAATCCAGTATTGAAGGTGTTTTGGTTACTTCCTAGAAAGGATTTCCCAGATGGCATCAGGCTGATTGTTTCAGAAGAAGACACTTTAGTGATGGCTTCAGTTGTGCACAAAGTGAAGACACTTGTATTGTATTTTGATCATGAGGCCATTACATCAGGCTCAGATTGGGATGATGTAGTTGCAAACCCTGCTGCATCCTTGCCTAGAGTGATCAGCCCATCCAAAGGTCAGACAAGGCAGATAAACAATGAGGCAGCAGATGATGAAGGCCCTGAAGATGCACATGACAGCTCAAGTGATGACAGTGATTTTGATGATAGTGATTATGActtagaggatgatgatgaccttTTTGTTGACAATGTTGATGAACATGTGACAGATGAAGGTGTTGCCAAAGGGAGGAAGATAGCTAGGGGAACCAAGAGGGCAGCAGGAAGGACCAGTACTAGAACTTCAgtagttgttcatgatgatgatgaaaatgaggaGTCAACTGATGATGATAGGCTAGAATTACCTCAGTCTGATGGTGAATGTGAACCAGCATTCAAATTCAAGTCATTTAAACCAGAGGACATGGCCCACCCAGTGTTTAAGGTGGGTATGATGTTTGACACTGTTGAGATGCTAAGGAAGGCTATAACTGAATACAGTCTTAGGAACAGAGTGGATATCAAGATGCCTAGGAATGAACAGAAAAGGCTTCAAGCTAACTGTTCAGAAGGATGTCCTTGGTTCCtttatgcatcatatgataagagGGCTAATGGCATGATGATCAAGACTTATACTGGGAAACACAGTTGCCAGAAGAAATGGGTCTTGAAGAGTTGCACATCTACTTGGCTTGCTGAGAAATACATTGAGACATTCAGAGCAGACCAAAAAATGTCACTGTCCAACTTTTCTAGGACAGTGCAGAAGGAGTGGAATCTTACTCCATCAAGGACCAAGCTTGCTAGAGCTAGAAGGTTGGCTATGAAAAAGGTGCTGGGAGATGAAGAGGAACAATATAACATGCTTTGGGATTATGCACATGAGTTGAGGAAGACCAATCCTTACAGCACCTTCTACCTTAACCTAGATGGAAACATATTCAAGTCACTGTATTTGTCTCTGGGTGCTTGCAAAAGGGGATTTCTTGGAGGATGCAGACCTCTTATTTGTTTGGATGGGTGCCATTTGAAGACTAAGTATGGTGGTATAATGCTTACTGCAGTTGGAATTGATCCTAATGATTGCATCTTCCCTATTGCTTTTAGTGTAGTTGAGGTGGAATGTTTAGATTCTTGGAGATGGTTCTTGACAACACTGAAGCAGGATTTAGGGATTGAGAACACATACCCCTGGACACTAATGACTGACAAGCAGAAG GGCCTAATTAAAGCTGTGGATGAAGTATTTCCAGAGTCTGAGCACAGATTTTGTGTTAGACACATGTACTCCAACTTCCAACAGCACTTCAAAGGTGAGAACTTGAAAAAACAACTCTGGGCATGTGCAAGATCTAGTACTGTAGTTCAGTggacaaaaaacatggacaaactTAGGGTGCTAGATGAGAAGGCTTATAAGTGGGTTGAGAAAATGCCCCCTAACACATGGTCTAGATCTTTTTTTAGTACTTACAGCAAGTGTGACATCCTATTGAATAACAGTTGTGAGGTTTTCAACAAATTCATCCTAGATGCTAGAGAAATGCCTGTGTTgagtatgatagagcaaattaaGAATCAATTGATGGCAAGGCACTACTCCAAGGAGAAAGAACATGGAGATATGTGGCAGGGTCCAATATGTCCCAAAATAAGGAAAAAGGTCAATAAGATTTCTGAGTGGGCAAACACATGTTATGCCATCCCTTCTGGTAAAGGAATCTTTCAGGTTCAAGATAGGGACCATAGTTACATAGTTGATATAGGACTCAAGAAATGTGAGTGCAGGAGATGGGATCTCACTGGAATACCTTGCTCCCATGCCATCTCATGTCTTAGGCATGAAAGAATTCCTACAGAATCAATGGTCCATGACTGTTACAGTTCTACAAGGTTCCTTGTAGCATATGGTCCTAAGATCATGCCATGTAGTGATAAGACCACCTGGGAGAAGGTATCTGCACCCAAGGTTCTAcctcccaagtatgagaaaaaggTGGGTAGGCCTTCAAAGAATAGAAGGAAACTACCAAAAGAAATAGAAACTGCTACAGGAAGTAAACTGTCAAAACATGGAGTGGCTATGACATGCAGCTACTGTGGAGACAAAGGCCACAATAAGAAGGGCTGCCAGCTTAGGAAAGCAGGACTGATGCCCAAAAAACAGCCAGAGACCAatgctgaagatgaagaaataagACAGTCAGATCAAGGGGAAGCAATGCCAAGTAATATGCATGAAGAAGACATGTATGATTATGCAAGGGCTCAG ACTGTGTACCATTTTGTAGATGGGAGTCAGCCACCATGGTCTCAGATTACAGAAGGAAGTGTAGAGGTAATAGAGACAATGATTTCACATCTGGACCAAGAG GTTGCAACATCAAACATCCAACCTCAACCTCTGCCTGACTCAACCTTCGTCATGTCAAACCTGCCTGCTGCAAGACCTGTAGCACCATCTACTACTTCCAAGAAAGGAAGAGCCGTAGTAGGAAAGCGCAAGGAGCCTACAAATCCCAAGGAGAAACCTCAGGTTGCAAAGAAGCCAGGGAAGAAGACTACTCCAACAGAAAAAAACTTGTGTGTGGCCTGA
- the LOC136476118 gene encoding uncharacterized protein isoform X1 has protein sequence MKARVRRKGEPPPDYSGISDQFTVEIYHNGFFVGHGTNRSYIDERVSFIDHVQAQTLCPQTFHDLSFLLHYPRNPVLKVFWLLPRKDFPDGIRLIVSEEDTLVMASVVHKVKTLVLYFDHEAITSGSDWDDVVANPAASLPRVISPSKGQTRQINNEAADDEGPEDAHDSSSDDSDFDDSDYDLEDDDDLFVDNVDEHVTDEGVAKGRKIARGTKRAAGRTSTRTSVVVHDDDENEESTDDDRLELPQSDGECEPAFKFKSFKPEDMAHPVFKVGMMFDTVEMLRKAITEYSLRNRVDIKMPRNEQKRLQANCSEGCPWFLYASYDKRANGMMIKTYTGKHSCQKKWVLKSCTSTWLAEKYIETFRADQKMSLSNFSRTVQKEWNLTPSRTKLARARRLAMKKVLGDEEEQYNMLWDYAHELRKTNPYSTFYLNLDGNIFKSLYLSLGACKRGFLGGCRPLICLDGCHLKTKYGGIMLTAVGIDPNDCIFPIAFSVVEVECLDSWRWFLTTLKQDLGIENTYPWTLMTDKQKGLIKAVDEVFPESEHRFCVRHMYSNFQQHFKGENLKKQLWACARSSTVVQWTKNMDKLRVLDEKAYKWVEKMPPNTWSRSFFSTYSKCDILLNNSCEVFNKFILDAREMPVLSMIEQIKNQLMARHYSKEKEHGDMWQGPICPKIRKKVNKISEWANTCYAIPSGKGIFQVQDRDHSYIVDIGLKKCECRRWDLTGIPCSHAISCLRHERIPTESMVHDCYSSTRFLVAYGPKIMPCSDKTTWEKVSAPKVLPPKYEKKVGRPSKNRRKLPKEIETATGSKLSKHGVAMTCSYCGDKGHNKKGCQLRKAGLMPKKQPETNAEDEEIRQSDQGEAMPSNMHEEDMYDYARAQTVYHFVDGSQPPWSQITEGSVEVIETMISHLDQEYTQVATSNIQPQPLPDSTFVMSNLPAARPVAPSTTSKKGRAVVGKRKEPTNPKEKPQVAKKPGKKTTPTEKNLCVA, from the exons ATGAAGGCCAGAGTGCGGCGGAAAGGGGAGCCACCCCCTGATTACA GTGGAATTAGTGATCAGTTTACAGTTGAGATATATCACAATGGTTTCTTTGTTGGTCATGGTACGAATCGGTCATACATTGATGAGAGAGTGAGCTTTATCGATCATGTTCAAGCCCAAACTTTGTGTCCACAGACCTTTCATGACCTCAGTTTCTTGCTTCACTATCCAAGGAATCCAGTATTGAAGGTGTTTTGGTTACTTCCTAGAAAGGATTTCCCAGATGGCATCAGGCTGATTGTTTCAGAAGAAGACACTTTAGTGATGGCTTCAGTTGTGCACAAAGTGAAGACACTTGTATTGTATTTTGATCATGAGGCCATTACATCAGGCTCAGATTGGGATGATGTAGTTGCAAACCCTGCTGCATCCTTGCCTAGAGTGATCAGCCCATCCAAAGGTCAGACAAGGCAGATAAACAATGAGGCAGCAGATGATGAAGGCCCTGAAGATGCACATGACAGCTCAAGTGATGACAGTGATTTTGATGATAGTGATTATGActtagaggatgatgatgaccttTTTGTTGACAATGTTGATGAACATGTGACAGATGAAGGTGTTGCCAAAGGGAGGAAGATAGCTAGGGGAACCAAGAGGGCAGCAGGAAGGACCAGTACTAGAACTTCAgtagttgttcatgatgatgatgaaaatgaggaGTCAACTGATGATGATAGGCTAGAATTACCTCAGTCTGATGGTGAATGTGAACCAGCATTCAAATTCAAGTCATTTAAACCAGAGGACATGGCCCACCCAGTGTTTAAGGTGGGTATGATGTTTGACACTGTTGAGATGCTAAGGAAGGCTATAACTGAATACAGTCTTAGGAACAGAGTGGATATCAAGATGCCTAGGAATGAACAGAAAAGGCTTCAAGCTAACTGTTCAGAAGGATGTCCTTGGTTCCtttatgcatcatatgataagagGGCTAATGGCATGATGATCAAGACTTATACTGGGAAACACAGTTGCCAGAAGAAATGGGTCTTGAAGAGTTGCACATCTACTTGGCTTGCTGAGAAATACATTGAGACATTCAGAGCAGACCAAAAAATGTCACTGTCCAACTTTTCTAGGACAGTGCAGAAGGAGTGGAATCTTACTCCATCAAGGACCAAGCTTGCTAGAGCTAGAAGGTTGGCTATGAAAAAGGTGCTGGGAGATGAAGAGGAACAATATAACATGCTTTGGGATTATGCACATGAGTTGAGGAAGACCAATCCTTACAGCACCTTCTACCTTAACCTAGATGGAAACATATTCAAGTCACTGTATTTGTCTCTGGGTGCTTGCAAAAGGGGATTTCTTGGAGGATGCAGACCTCTTATTTGTTTGGATGGGTGCCATTTGAAGACTAAGTATGGTGGTATAATGCTTACTGCAGTTGGAATTGATCCTAATGATTGCATCTTCCCTATTGCTTTTAGTGTAGTTGAGGTGGAATGTTTAGATTCTTGGAGATGGTTCTTGACAACACTGAAGCAGGATTTAGGGATTGAGAACACATACCCCTGGACACTAATGACTGACAAGCAGAAG GGCCTAATTAAAGCTGTGGATGAAGTATTTCCAGAGTCTGAGCACAGATTTTGTGTTAGACACATGTACTCCAACTTCCAACAGCACTTCAAAGGTGAGAACTTGAAAAAACAACTCTGGGCATGTGCAAGATCTAGTACTGTAGTTCAGTggacaaaaaacatggacaaactTAGGGTGCTAGATGAGAAGGCTTATAAGTGGGTTGAGAAAATGCCCCCTAACACATGGTCTAGATCTTTTTTTAGTACTTACAGCAAGTGTGACATCCTATTGAATAACAGTTGTGAGGTTTTCAACAAATTCATCCTAGATGCTAGAGAAATGCCTGTGTTgagtatgatagagcaaattaaGAATCAATTGATGGCAAGGCACTACTCCAAGGAGAAAGAACATGGAGATATGTGGCAGGGTCCAATATGTCCCAAAATAAGGAAAAAGGTCAATAAGATTTCTGAGTGGGCAAACACATGTTATGCCATCCCTTCTGGTAAAGGAATCTTTCAGGTTCAAGATAGGGACCATAGTTACATAGTTGATATAGGACTCAAGAAATGTGAGTGCAGGAGATGGGATCTCACTGGAATACCTTGCTCCCATGCCATCTCATGTCTTAGGCATGAAAGAATTCCTACAGAATCAATGGTCCATGACTGTTACAGTTCTACAAGGTTCCTTGTAGCATATGGTCCTAAGATCATGCCATGTAGTGATAAGACCACCTGGGAGAAGGTATCTGCACCCAAGGTTCTAcctcccaagtatgagaaaaaggTGGGTAGGCCTTCAAAGAATAGAAGGAAACTACCAAAAGAAATAGAAACTGCTACAGGAAGTAAACTGTCAAAACATGGAGTGGCTATGACATGCAGCTACTGTGGAGACAAAGGCCACAATAAGAAGGGCTGCCAGCTTAGGAAAGCAGGACTGATGCCCAAAAAACAGCCAGAGACCAatgctgaagatgaagaaataagACAGTCAGATCAAGGGGAAGCAATGCCAAGTAATATGCATGAAGAAGACATGTATGATTATGCAAGGGCTCAG ACTGTGTACCATTTTGTAGATGGGAGTCAGCCACCATGGTCTCAGATTACAGAAGGAAGTGTAGAGGTAATAGAGACAATGATTTCACATCTGGACCAAGAG TACACACAGGTTGCAACATCAAACATCCAACCTCAACCTCTGCCTGACTCAACCTTCGTCATGTCAAACCTGCCTGCTGCAAGACCTGTAGCACCATCTACTACTTCCAAGAAAGGAAGAGCCGTAGTAGGAAAGCGCAAGGAGCCTACAAATCCCAAGGAGAAACCTCAGGTTGCAAAGAAGCCAGGGAAGAAGACTACTCCAACAGAAAAAAACTTGTGTGTGGCCTGA
- the LOC136476135 gene encoding glycosyltransferase BC10-like — protein MAMAMAMRVESVEEAKQAAILPAAQEQRRVFPAGMLKLFLGLMLLGVVVGLSAFGLFLARHAGEVAAAAPALFRPCLGAAAAEPELEEGLERWTRPPARAQHAMTDEELLWLASYAPRMRGRSGYPFRRVPKVAFMFLTHGPLPLAPLWERFFRGNEGRYSIYVHTMPLYRANFTADSVFYRRQIPSKAVQWGQMTMCDAERRLLANALLDISNEWFVLVSESCIPLFDFNTTYEYFQNSSHSFVMSIDDPGRDGRGRYNLNMAPEVELEQWRKGWQWFEADRDLAVAIVEDTVYYPKFKQFCRPGCYADEHYIQTMLKIEAPHKLANRTATWVDWSRGGPNSAHPATFGRGDITEEFLKGVREGETCLYNGQNTTLCYLFARKFAPSALQPLLELAPTVLGFG, from the exons atggcgatggcgatggcgatgcGGGTGGAATCCGTGGAGGAGGCGAAGCAGGCCGCCATCCTGCCCGCGGCGCAGGAGCAGCGCCGGGTGTTCCCGGCGGGGATGCTCAAGCTGTTCCTGGGGCTCATGCTGCTCGGCGTGGTGGTGGGGCTGTCCGCGTTCGGTTTGTTCCTGGCGCGGCACGCgggggaggtggcggcggccgcgCCCGCGCTGTTCCGGCCGTGCCTCGGGGCGGCGGCTGCGGAGCCGGAGCTGGAGGAGGGGCTGGAGCGGTGGACCCGCCCCCCGGCTCGCGCGCAGCACGCGATGACGGACGAGGAGCTGCTCTGGCTCGCGTCGTACGCGCCGCGGATGCGTGGCCGGAGCGGGTACCCGTTCCGGCGCGTGCCCAAGGTGGCGTTCATGTTCCTCACGCACGGCCCGCTGCCGCTGGCGCCGCTCTGGGAGCGCTTCTTCCGGGGGAACGAGGGCCGCTACTCCATCTACGTCCACACGATGCCTCTATACCGCGCCAACTTCACCGCCGACTCCGTCTTCTACCGTCGCCAAATCCCTAGTAAG GCTGTGCAATGGGGCCAGATGACTATGTGTGATGCTGAGAGACGTCTGCTTGCCAACGCTCTACTGGACATATCCAACGAGTGGTTTGTGCTAGTGTCCGAGTCATGCATTCCTCTATTTGATTTCAACACGACCTACGAGTATTTCCAGAATTCAAGCCATAGCTTCGTCATGTCAATCGATGATCCTGGAAGAGACGGGAGAGGCCGGTACAACCTGAACATGGCGCCTGAGGTCGAGCTCGAACAATGGCGCAAAGGCTGGCAGTGGTTCGAAGCTGACAGAGACCTCGCCGTCGCGATCGTCGAGGACACGGTgtattacccaaaattcaagcaGTTCTGCAGGCCTGGATGCTATGCCGATGAGCACTACATCCAGACGATGCTCAAGATCGAAGCTCCGCATAAACTGGCCAACAGGACCGCCACCTGGGTGGATTGGTCGAGAGGGGGTCCAAACTCGGCGCATCCAGCCACGTTTGGCAGGGGTGACATCACGGAGGAGTTCTTGAAGGGGGTTCGAGAGGGGGAGACCTGTCTGTACAATGGTCAGAACACGACGTTGTGCTACTTGTTTGCTCGGAAGTTTGCTCCGAGTGCATTGCAGCCATTGTTAGAGTTAGCACCCACTGTGCTTGGTTTTGGTTAA